In the Helianthus annuus cultivar XRQ/B chromosome 11, HanXRQr2.0-SUNRISE, whole genome shotgun sequence genome, one interval contains:
- the LOC110889036 gene encoding uncharacterized mitochondrial protein AtMg00810-like: MSDLGSLHHFLGIRVTRQANGLFLDHTQYAKDIIARANMTSCKPCATPVDLSSKLSATHGPLFHDPTLYRSLAGALQYLTFTRLDISYAVQQVCLFMHEPHDPHYAFMKRILRYIHGTLDYGIRMTRSNTHSLVVYSDADWGGCPDSRQSTSGYCVFLGNNLLSWSSKRQPTLSRSSAEAEYRGVANAVAEVTWLRNLLLELHVPSSKPLEYRSVL, from the coding sequence ATGTCTGATCTGGGTTCATTGCATCATTTCTTGGGCATTCGGGTCACTCGTCAAGCAAATGGCCTATTTTTGGATCATACACAGTATGCCAAAGACATCATTGCTCGGGCCAACATGACGTCTTGTAAACCCTGTGCAACTCCAGTTGATCTATCTTCTAAATTAAGTGCCACACATGGCCCTCTGTTTCATGACCCAACTCTTTACCGCAGCCTTGCTGGAGCTCTTCAGTACCTCACTTTCACCCGTCTGGACATATCTTATGCGGTACAACAAGTTTGTTTATTTATGCACGAGCCTCACGATCCTCATTATGCTTTCATGAAGCGCATACTTCGGTACATTCATGGGACGTTGGACTATGGCATCCGCATGACAAGATCCAATACGCATTCCTTGGTTGTCTACTCCGACGCTGACTGGGGCGGGTGCCCGGATTCTCGTcaatctacaagtggttattgTGTATTTCTGGGGAATAATTTGCTTTCTTGGTCCTCTAAGCGCCAACCTACTCTTTCGCGTTCAAGTGCGGAGGCTGAATACCGAGGTGTTGCGAATGCCGTTGCTGAGGTCACTTGGTTACGCAATTTACTGCTTGAGCTACACGTCCCCTCCTCCAAGCCACTTGAATACCGTAGTGTTTTGTGA
- the LOC118484246 gene encoding serine/threonine-protein phosphatase 7 long form homolog produces MNFECHPGPMNASVLFLGNNHRAFEVFKNPTPYDNPLDIRRSDRTFWQHIKENPVSGRVEALIHAAGFSGILQCGYKYVDHALITALVERWRPETHTFHLPFGETTVTLQDVNVLWGLPIDGLPISGADTGMSMYTVRDKCQTVLGFTPEEAVVKGKRVRSSRVLAQITSSNFSENEASDEDCIFRARQIIFYLIGCTIFPDNANNLIDVKFLDFLVDLPACSGYSWGGAVLALLYKNLCNATTPNAIAITGPVALLQVWAWERFRCFAPAVARFQYNAPLAAR; encoded by the coding sequence ATGAATTTTGAATGTCATCCTGGTCCGATGAATGCATCGGTGTTGTTCTTGGGCAACAATCACCGTGCGTTTGAGGTGTTTAAAAATCCAACACCGTATGATAACCCATTAGATATTAGACGATCAGATCGAACGTTCTGGCAACATATCAAAGAAAATCCGGTTAGTGGAAGGGTAGAAGCTTTAATACATGCAGCAGGTTTCAGCGGGATACTGCAATGTGGGTACAAGTATGTTGACCACGCGTTAATAACTGCGTTGGTTGAGAGATGGAGGCCAGAAACTCACACGTTTCACCTTCCTTTTGGAGAAACGACCGTGACATTACAGGATGTCAACGTGTTGTGGGGGCTACCGATAGATGGGTTGCCTATTTCTGGGGCTGACACTGGTATGTCAATGTATACTGTACGCGACAAGTGTCAAACGGTGTTGGGGTTTACCCCTGAAGAAGCTGTTGTGAAGGGCAAAAGGGTTAGGTCCTCCCGAGTTTTAGCACAAATAACGTCATCCAATTTTTCTGAAAATGAAGCATCAGATGAAGATTGCATTTTTCGTGCACgtcaaataatattttatttgataGGGTGCACAATCTTTCCTGATAATGCAAACAACCTgattgatgtcaaatttttagatTTTCTGGTAGACTTGCCCGCATGTTCGGGATATAGTTGGGGAGGTGCTGTGTTAGCTCTCCTTTACAAAAACCTTTGTAATGCTACAACACCTAATGCTATAGCCATTACTGGCCCAGTTGCGCTTCTACAAGTGTGGGCTTGGGAGAGGTTTCGCTGTTTTGCTCCTGCTGTTGCCCGGTTCCAGTACAATGCCCCGTTAGCTGCTCGGTAG